A region of Streptomyces sp. NBC_01788 DNA encodes the following proteins:
- the mltG gene encoding endolytic transglycosylase MltG translates to MQRNTPSRRTTRLTRRGRLVLVLTGAALAGTAVAVPLLTLHHDDTPARPRTLVIPEGWRSGQVYAAIDKALALAPGTTKQSIPGAHLDLPNSAEGNPEGYLFPATYPLDEKSTPQSLLSYMVDTANKRFNAAPVAAGPQRNSMNLYQAITIASIVQAEAASKADMNKVARVVFNRLERGMPLQMDSTLNYALNRSTVRMTTEDTRLDSPYNSYQRMGLPPTPIDNPGEEAMRAVANPAQGDWLYFVTVKPGDTRFTADYSEHQRNVAEFNARLRGSAQQSAK, encoded by the coding sequence CCTGACCGGGGCCGCACTGGCCGGCACCGCCGTGGCGGTGCCGCTGCTGACGCTGCACCACGACGACACCCCGGCACGACCCCGCACACTGGTGATCCCCGAGGGCTGGCGGTCCGGCCAGGTCTACGCCGCCATCGACAAGGCCCTCGCCCTGGCCCCCGGCACCACGAAGCAGTCGATCCCCGGCGCCCACCTGGACCTGCCGAACTCCGCCGAGGGCAACCCGGAGGGCTACCTCTTCCCGGCGACGTATCCCCTTGACGAGAAGAGCACCCCGCAGTCCCTGCTGTCCTACATGGTCGACACCGCGAACAAGAGGTTCAACGCGGCCCCGGTCGCCGCCGGGCCTCAGCGCAACTCCATGAACCTGTACCAGGCGATCACCATCGCGAGCATCGTCCAGGCCGAAGCCGCCTCGAAGGCCGACATGAACAAGGTGGCCCGCGTCGTCTTCAACCGGCTGGAGCGCGGCATGCCGCTGCAGATGGACTCCACCCTCAACTACGCCCTCAACCGCAGCACGGTCCGGATGACCACGGAGGACACCCGGCTGGACAGCCCCTACAACTCCTACCAGCGCATGGGGCTGCCACCGACGCCCATCGACAATCCGGGCGAGGAGGCCATGCGCGCCGTGGCCAACCCCGCCCAGGGCGACTGGCTGTACTTCGTCACCGTCAAGCCGGGCGACACGCGCTTCACCGCCGACTACTCCGAGCACCAGCGCAATGTGGCGGAGTTCAACGCCCGCCTGAGGGGCAGCGCTCAGCAGTCCGCGAAGTGA